One part of the Geothrix edaphica genome encodes these proteins:
- a CDS encoding transketolase family protein → MAGMETAGVGGKAGVVMDSLRDAYGDTLVELGNEGANIVVFDADLAGSTRTSKFAKAFPDRFFNMGAAEQGMVAAAAGASTTGVVPFVSTFAMFATGRAYEFVRQAVGVGHQNVKIVATHAGLTVGEDGGTHQCLEDLALMRMIPGMTVISPADAIETKQVIRAAYAYKGPVYVRLTRDKFPRIHAEDYRFQIGKAVMMRPGTDVLLVGCGLGTSICLAAAELLAAEGIEATVLHSPTIKPFDRETLLKLARAHRAVVTCEEHQAHGGLGGVVAEILSEAHPMPLRRVGVQDQFGQSGKPEKLLEAYGVTPQAVAAAAKEAL, encoded by the coding sequence ATGGCAGGCATGGAAACGGCGGGTGTGGGCGGCAAGGCGGGTGTCGTGATGGACAGCCTGCGGGACGCCTACGGGGACACCCTGGTGGAGCTGGGCAACGAAGGCGCCAACATCGTCGTCTTCGACGCGGATCTGGCGGGGTCCACCCGCACCAGCAAGTTCGCCAAGGCGTTTCCGGACCGCTTCTTCAACATGGGTGCCGCCGAGCAGGGCATGGTGGCCGCCGCCGCCGGAGCCAGCACCACCGGCGTGGTGCCCTTCGTGAGCACCTTCGCCATGTTCGCCACGGGCCGGGCCTACGAGTTCGTGCGGCAGGCCGTGGGCGTGGGCCACCAGAACGTGAAGATCGTGGCCACTCACGCGGGCCTCACCGTGGGCGAGGACGGCGGCACCCACCAGTGCCTGGAGGACCTGGCCCTCATGCGCATGATCCCGGGCATGACGGTGATCTCGCCCGCCGATGCCATCGAGACGAAGCAGGTGATCCGTGCTGCCTATGCCTATAAAGGCCCTGTTTATGTCCGCCTCACCCGCGACAAGTTCCCCCGCATCCACGCCGAGGACTACCGGTTCCAGATCGGCAAGGCCGTGATGATGCGCCCGGGCACGGACGTGCTGCTGGTGGGCTGCGGCCTGGGTACCTCCATCTGCCTCGCGGCGGCGGAGCTGCTGGCCGCCGAGGGCATCGAGGCCACGGTGCTGCACAGCCCCACGATTAAGCCCTTCGACCGCGAGACGCTGCTGAAGCTGGCGAGGGCCCACCGGGCGGTCGTCACCTGTGAGGAGCACCAGGCCCACGGCGGCCTGGGCGGCGTGGTGGCGGAGATCCTCTCCGAGGCCCATCCCATGCCCCTGCGCCGGGTGGGCGTGCAGGACCAGTTCGGCCAGAGCGGCAAGCCGGAGAAGCTGCTGGAGGCCTACGGCGTCACACCCCAGGCTGTGGCCGCCGCCGCGAAGGAGGCCCTCTGA
- the hrpB gene encoding ATP-dependent helicase HrpB — MRLSLPIDPLLPQLVESLRGNPNLVLQADPGAGKTTRVPPALLDAGLLGDGECWILEPRRLAARLAATRVADELGEALGQRAGYAVRFEQKVSKATRLRFVTEGLLLRRLHGDPHLRGIAAVVLDEFHERHLHTDLGITLLRRLQRSSRSDLKLLVMSATLDPGPVAAYLDAPVIRSEGRAFPVDTTFLPRPDDRPIDQQVADALDRLYGEGLKNHTLVFLPGAAEIRACLKGCEAVAARRGLSLRPLHGELSPDAQAHALEASDIPKVILSTNVAESSVTLDGIGAVVDSGLGREASHSPWSGLSGLRTVRISQARCTQRTGRAGRTGPGRCLRLYTEADFGARPAFDTPELQRSDLAEPMLSLHGMGIAEPSALDWFEAPPAAATTAAETLLTRLGALADGALTPVGRRMADLPLHPRLARLAIAGQDLGIPQLSLRAAALLETGSLTARQGLDRTPVKTGHGADSDLLLRLDQFEEAEAAGFSAGACRAAGLDAAAIHRARRAVQSLSRLLPSPAEPADAETRLLKALLQAYPDRVGQLSANGTCAFAGGGGAKLDPASRVRRPGLILALEAEAVKQGTGGQTLIRLASRCEADWLLEAFAQRLEDVDEVLFNASAGRVERRSEIRYEGLSLDVSRGPADPADPRVAGLLAQALKERPLDEVPARTLARLAFLRKHRPDLGLPEDLLGPLLAGACTGRTTLREVQDVDWPGALRQAFPAETLRLLDAWAPESIQLPKGRPTKVHYEDDPPWIASRLQDFWGLKKTPAVAGGAVPLVLHLLAPNMRALQVTTDLAGFWQRVYKELRPGLSRRYPKHHWPE, encoded by the coding sequence GTGCGCCTGAGCCTCCCCATCGATCCCCTGCTGCCGCAGCTCGTGGAGAGCCTGCGGGGGAATCCGAACCTGGTGCTGCAGGCCGACCCGGGCGCCGGCAAGACCACCCGCGTGCCCCCGGCCCTGCTGGACGCGGGACTCCTTGGAGATGGCGAGTGCTGGATCCTGGAGCCCCGCCGCCTCGCCGCGCGCCTCGCCGCCACCCGCGTGGCGGACGAACTGGGCGAGGCCCTGGGTCAGCGGGCGGGCTACGCCGTGCGCTTCGAGCAGAAGGTGTCGAAGGCCACGCGCCTGCGCTTCGTCACCGAGGGCCTGCTGCTGCGGCGCCTGCACGGCGATCCGCACCTCCGCGGCATCGCCGCCGTGGTGCTGGACGAGTTCCATGAGCGGCACCTGCACACGGACCTGGGCATCACCCTGCTGCGGCGCCTCCAGCGCAGTTCCCGGTCCGATCTGAAGCTGCTGGTCATGTCGGCCACCCTGGATCCCGGCCCCGTGGCGGCCTACCTCGACGCCCCAGTCATCCGGAGCGAGGGCCGCGCCTTCCCCGTGGACACCACATTCCTGCCTCGCCCCGACGACCGACCCATCGACCAGCAGGTGGCCGATGCCCTGGACCGCCTCTATGGCGAGGGCCTGAAGAACCACACGCTCGTCTTCCTGCCCGGCGCGGCCGAGATCCGCGCCTGCCTCAAGGGTTGCGAGGCCGTGGCGGCGCGGCGCGGCCTGAGCCTGCGTCCCCTGCACGGCGAGCTGTCGCCGGACGCCCAGGCCCATGCCCTGGAAGCCAGCGACATCCCCAAGGTGATCCTCAGCACCAACGTGGCGGAAAGCTCCGTGACGCTGGATGGCATCGGCGCCGTGGTGGACTCTGGCCTGGGCCGCGAGGCCTCGCACTCGCCCTGGTCGGGCCTGTCGGGCCTGCGCACGGTGCGCATCAGCCAGGCCCGCTGCACCCAGCGCACGGGCCGCGCGGGCCGCACCGGGCCAGGCCGCTGCCTGCGCCTCTACACCGAAGCCGACTTCGGCGCCCGCCCCGCCTTCGACACGCCCGAGCTGCAGCGCTCGGACCTGGCGGAGCCGATGCTCTCGCTGCACGGCATGGGCATCGCGGAGCCCTCCGCCCTGGACTGGTTCGAGGCGCCGCCCGCAGCCGCCACGACAGCCGCGGAAACCCTGCTCACGCGCCTGGGCGCGCTGGCGGACGGCGCCCTCACGCCCGTGGGCCGGCGCATGGCCGACCTGCCCCTGCACCCGCGCCTGGCCCGCCTGGCCATCGCGGGCCAGGACCTCGGCATCCCGCAGCTATCGCTGCGAGCCGCCGCCCTGCTGGAGACCGGCAGCCTCACCGCCCGCCAGGGCCTGGACCGGACGCCGGTGAAGACGGGCCACGGCGCGGACTCGGACCTGCTGCTGCGCCTGGACCAGTTCGAGGAGGCCGAGGCCGCGGGCTTCAGCGCCGGGGCCTGCCGGGCCGCGGGCCTGGATGCCGCCGCCATTCATCGCGCCAGGCGCGCCGTGCAGTCCCTGTCACGCCTCCTGCCCTCGCCTGCCGAACCGGCGGATGCTGAAACGCGCCTGCTGAAAGCTCTGCTCCAGGCCTACCCGGATCGCGTGGGGCAGCTCTCGGCCAACGGCACCTGCGCCTTCGCAGGCGGCGGGGGCGCCAAGCTGGATCCCGCCAGCCGGGTGCGGCGGCCGGGCCTGATCCTGGCCCTGGAAGCGGAGGCCGTGAAACAGGGCACGGGCGGTCAGACACTCATCCGCCTCGCCTCCCGCTGTGAGGCCGACTGGCTGCTGGAGGCCTTCGCCCAGCGTCTGGAAGACGTGGACGAAGTGCTGTTCAACGCCTCGGCGGGGCGCGTGGAGCGGCGCTCCGAGATCCGTTACGAGGGGTTGAGCCTCGATGTCAGTCGTGGGCCCGCGGATCCTGCGGATCCGCGCGTGGCGGGCCTGCTGGCGCAGGCCCTGAAGGAAAGGCCTTTGGACGAAGTGCCCGCTCGGACCTTGGCCCGCCTGGCCTTCCTGCGGAAGCACCGGCCGGACCTGGGCCTGCCGGAAGATCTGCTGGGTCCGCTGCTCGCGGGCGCCTGCACGGGCCGCACGACCCTGCGCGAGGTGCAGGATGTGGATTGGCCCGGCGCCCTCCGCCAGGCCTTCCCCGCCGAGACCTTGCGCCTGCTGGACGCCTGGGCGCCGGAATCCATCCAGCTCCCCAAGGGCCGGCCCACCAAGGTCCACTACGAGGACGACCCGCCCTGGATCGCCTCGCGGCTCCAAGATTTCTGGGGTCTGAAGAAAACCCCCGCCGTAGCCGGCGGCGCCGTGCCGCTGGTGCTCCACCTGCTGGCCCCCAACATGCGGGCCCTCCAGGTCACCACCGACCTCGCCGGCTTCTGGCAGCGGGTCTACAAAGAGTTGCGGCCGGGCCTGTCGCGGCGGTATCCGAAGCACCACTGGCCGGAGTAG